The following are encoded together in the Halobaculum limi genome:
- a CDS encoding ArnT family glycosyltransferase — protein MSGLSPDDGDQSTTAVASVRTRLLDALDSADSGHAATAMLAVVAAAVAVLVSTGVFPFRSLNHDEGVYLQQAELLLAGKVFLSPPVEDAFRPWFFVESDRGLYSKYAPVPATVFALGKLLGGYTVALVGIAAGLVVATVSLGRELFDARVGVLAGVLLLATPLFVVHSGVYLPYALTATLNVAFAVWYLRGERRESLRDATLAGVAVGLAFFARPYTAVLFALPFVAHAVVTLLRARAWRVLTAGRDAVDTAVTNLLARRVVTAALGLAGVAAALGYNVVVTGDPLVFPYLAFAPEDGIGFGERAILGHEVDYTVELALEANRLVVTDLLTEWVVAGTAGAVAAGVGVAVAVGRARAVTDVADGVSTRVRRGLLAGTFLTVVGGNVAFWGNYNVLGALDASDDGLIHYLGPYYHYDLIVPTAVFAAVAVVAGVEAVRRHGRRVAERDGVDPRAIRAVGAALLLVAAAGVGGVGVAAVDETVDRNQEVTQELRAGYGPLADGGPEDGVVFLPTPYGPWLNHPFQLLVNDADYDDGPVYALGDTHELAVAAAFPDRDLYRYVYAGSWVPVDDSTVRGAVKEVERISGESISLTATLGRPDGVEATTVRITGDEGSTYLVANDSGGPLTLHLTVDGDTLRASGDALASPSGDATLAVDDVDEVSIEVFVATGPASGYSYQVVFPVEREDGIVRALSPTVERCSVPTQCIPQGIGETPPNRGVDVTLSNAST, from the coding sequence ATGTCTGGACTGTCTCCCGACGACGGGGACCAGTCGACCACCGCTGTGGCGTCCGTCCGGACACGCTTGCTCGACGCACTCGATTCGGCCGACAGTGGCCACGCAGCGACGGCGATGCTCGCAGTCGTCGCCGCCGCCGTGGCGGTACTCGTCTCGACGGGCGTGTTCCCGTTTCGCTCGCTCAACCACGACGAGGGCGTGTACCTCCAGCAAGCGGAGCTGTTGCTCGCGGGGAAGGTGTTCCTCAGCCCGCCCGTTGAGGACGCCTTCAGACCGTGGTTCTTCGTCGAGAGCGACCGAGGGCTGTACTCGAAGTACGCGCCCGTCCCGGCGACGGTGTTCGCGCTCGGAAAGCTCTTGGGCGGCTACACCGTCGCGCTGGTCGGTATTGCGGCGGGGCTCGTCGTCGCCACCGTCTCGCTCGGGCGGGAACTGTTCGACGCTCGCGTGGGCGTCCTCGCCGGCGTGCTCCTGCTTGCGACGCCGCTGTTCGTCGTCCACTCGGGGGTGTACCTCCCGTACGCACTGACGGCGACGCTGAACGTCGCCTTCGCCGTCTGGTACCTCCGCGGTGAGCGCCGCGAGTCGCTGCGCGATGCGACGCTGGCGGGCGTCGCAGTGGGCCTCGCCTTCTTCGCACGACCGTACACGGCGGTGCTGTTCGCGCTGCCGTTCGTCGCACACGCGGTCGTCACGCTCCTCCGAGCGCGAGCGTGGCGCGTGCTCACCGCCGGACGCGATGCGGTCGATACGGCGGTCACGAACCTGCTCGCGCGCCGAGTCGTGACTGCCGCACTCGGGTTGGCGGGCGTCGCCGCGGCGCTCGGGTACAACGTCGTCGTCACCGGCGACCCGCTCGTGTTCCCGTATCTCGCGTTCGCGCCCGAGGACGGCATCGGCTTCGGCGAACGCGCCATACTGGGTCACGAGGTGGACTACACGGTCGAGTTGGCGTTGGAGGCGAACCGACTGGTGGTCACCGACCTGCTGACCGAGTGGGTCGTCGCGGGGACCGCCGGCGCAGTCGCCGCGGGCGTAGGCGTCGCGGTCGCTGTCGGGCGGGCGCGAGCGGTCACCGACGTCGCCGACGGCGTGAGCACCCGAGTGCGTCGGGGATTGCTCGCTGGGACGTTCCTCACCGTGGTCGGTGGGAACGTCGCATTCTGGGGGAACTACAACGTGCTCGGAGCGCTCGACGCGAGCGACGACGGCCTCATCCACTACTTGGGCCCGTACTACCACTACGACCTGATCGTGCCGACGGCGGTGTTCGCCGCGGTCGCAGTCGTCGCGGGCGTCGAGGCCGTCCGGCGTCACGGCCGGCGCGTCGCCGAGCGAGACGGCGTCGACCCGCGGGCAATCCGCGCGGTCGGTGCGGCCCTCCTGCTGGTTGCGGCGGCGGGCGTCGGCGGCGTGGGCGTCGCCGCCGTCGACGAGACGGTCGACCGGAATCAAGAGGTCACGCAAGAACTCCGGGCAGGCTACGGCCCGCTGGCTGACGGCGGTCCCGAGGACGGCGTGGTGTTCCTCCCGACACCGTACGGCCCGTGGCTGAACCACCCGTTCCAACTGCTCGTCAACGACGCCGACTACGACGACGGCCCGGTGTACGCGCTCGGCGACACCCACGAACTCGCGGTCGCGGCGGCGTTCCCCGACCGCGACCTGTATCGCTACGTGTACGCCGGGTCGTGGGTCCCGGTCGACGACAGCACCGTCCGCGGGGCTGTCAAGGAGGTCGAGCGCATCTCCGGCGAGTCCATCTCGCTGACGGCGACGCTGGGCCGACCCGACGGCGTCGAGGCGACTACCGTCCGTATCACGGGCGACGAGGGGTCGACGTACCTCGTCGCGAACGACTCCGGGGGACCGCTCACCCTGCACCTGACCGTCGACGGCGACACTCTGCGTGCGTCGGGCGACGCACTCGCGTCCCCCAGCGGCGACGCGACGCTCGCGGTCGACGACGTCGACGAGGTGTCCATCGAGGTGTTCGTCGCGACTGGACCCGCCAGCGGCTACAGCTATCAGGTGGTGTTCCCCGTCGAACGCGAGGACGGCATCGTCCGTGCGCTCTCGCCGACGGTCGAGCGGTGCTCGGTCCCGACACAGTGCATCCCTCAAGGCATCGGCGAGACGCCGCCCAACCGCGGCGTCGACGTGACGCTCTCGAACGCGTCGACATAG
- a CDS encoding universal stress protein — protein sequence MYDDVLLPFDGSDGAMRVLHHAAEIAHRFDATVHLLYVADTGRDSVTVVDGQAVDALVQAGEDVLEDAEETLRSLGCNYDRDILQGNPAQTIAEYAERYEYDLIVMPTRGREGIVKYFLGSVTEKVVKLSSVPVLTARMQPDEQLVFPYEEILIPTDGSESASRAADHALSLAAALDASVHVLSVVDEGALGFDVRSVQSSEAGETAAEEAVDGVAQLAEDHGIDEVVRHVEHGSPVERILDCIDETGTDAVVMGTTGRRGTDRILLGSVAEKTIQSAPVPVITVGDGDS from the coding sequence ATGTACGACGACGTACTCCTCCCGTTCGACGGGAGCGACGGCGCGATGCGAGTCCTCCACCACGCGGCCGAGATCGCACACAGGTTCGACGCGACGGTCCACCTCCTGTACGTCGCGGACACTGGCCGTGACTCGGTGACCGTCGTCGACGGACAGGCGGTCGACGCCCTCGTCCAAGCCGGCGAGGATGTCCTCGAAGACGCCGAGGAGACGCTGCGGTCGCTCGGCTGTAACTACGACCGCGACATCCTACAGGGGAACCCAGCACAGACCATCGCGGAGTACGCCGAACGCTACGAGTACGACCTGATCGTGATGCCCACGCGCGGTCGGGAAGGGATCGTGAAGTACTTCCTTGGGAGCGTCACCGAGAAGGTGGTCAAGCTGTCGTCGGTGCCGGTGTTGACGGCGCGGATGCAACCTGACGAGCAGTTGGTGTTCCCGTACGAGGAGATTCTGATCCCCACTGATGGGAGCGAGAGCGCGAGTCGAGCGGCCGACCACGCGCTCTCGCTGGCGGCGGCACTCGACGCGAGCGTCCACGTCCTATCGGTCGTCGACGAGGGAGCGTTGGGCTTCGACGTGCGGTCGGTGCAGTCGAGTGAAGCAGGCGAGACGGCGGCCGAGGAGGCCGTCGACGGCGTCGCACAGTTGGCCGAGGATCACGGCATCGACGAGGTCGTCCGTCACGTGGAACACGGGAGTCCGGTAGAGCGCATCCTCGACTGTATCGACGAGACGGGCACCGACGCCGTCGTGATGGGGACGACCGGACGACGCGGGACCGACCGGATCCTACTGGGGAGCGTCGCGGAGAAGACCATCCAGTCGGCTCCGGTCCCGGTCATCACAGTTGGCGACGGCGACTCCTAA
- a CDS encoding dolichyl-phosphate hexose transferase — MSERPYDLGDVSVVMGAYNEAEAIGPVLDDIDAATDGRAEVVVVDSSDDETPEIARKKGAIVVDQPPKGYGAAVRRALYEASNPVRITTDCDGTYPMERIPDFLELINEGYDVVSGDRLYHGAATMPAMNRLGNRLFATTASVLGGHHLHDVTTGMRAYHEDVIESIRWTENTGLSAELLIRPAMRGYRIRQEPIEYDERLGETKLDPFSGGAEIGKSILKVCIEERLGLGR, encoded by the coding sequence ATGAGCGAACGACCGTACGACCTCGGCGACGTGAGCGTCGTGATGGGGGCGTACAACGAGGCGGAAGCGATCGGCCCAGTGCTGGACGACATCGACGCCGCTACCGACGGGCGAGCGGAAGTCGTCGTCGTCGACAGTTCCGACGACGAGACACCGGAGATAGCCCGCAAAAAGGGCGCTATCGTCGTCGACCAGCCGCCGAAGGGGTACGGTGCGGCGGTCCGTCGGGCGCTGTACGAGGCGTCGAACCCCGTGCGGATTACGACCGACTGCGACGGGACGTACCCGATGGAGCGCATTCCCGACTTTCTCGAGTTGATCAACGAGGGGTACGACGTGGTCAGTGGCGACCGCCTGTATCACGGCGCGGCGACGATGCCGGCGATGAACCGCCTCGGCAACCGCCTGTTCGCGACGACCGCGAGCGTCCTCGGCGGCCACCACCTCCACGACGTGACGACGGGGATGCGGGCGTACCACGAGGACGTCATCGAGTCGATTCGATGGACCGAGAACACCGGTCTGTCCGCAGAACTGCTCATCCGCCCCGCGATGCGCGGCTACCGGATTCGCCAGGAACCCATCGAGTACGACGAGCGACTCGGCGAGACGAAACTCGATCCGTTCTCCGGCGGTGCAGAGATCGGAAAATCGATTCTGAAGGTCTGCATCGAAGAGCGACTCGGCCTCGGGCGCTGA
- a CDS encoding DUF7544 domain-containing protein, whose amino-acid sequence MEDLDDAYRATKSLLWPIDRSLWLKLAVVAFFVGGPGAGFNGTQTSAPTGGGGGGPGAPGGFGGIPPLPQIGPEVVALLAGLVVVGVVLGLVFLFVGSVMEFVLIESLRTEAVRLGEFWGDRWRQGVRLFGFRLVLGAVVFGAFAVVLGLAFAPLLLGGEAGVSLVTAVLLLPILAVLAAVTGLIEGFTTVFVVPIMVLEERTVLGAWGRLWPTITANPWQYLAYIVASVVLNVVIGVGVALAVGIAAVVLLIPFGVLGGLGFLLLSTVEPLGAGLLVVAGVLFVLSLLVAAALVQVPAVSYLRYYALLVLGDVEPALDLIPERRAAVRADGGEGLDAASSDAVGDDATDGTDDTDE is encoded by the coding sequence GTGGAAGACCTCGACGACGCGTATCGAGCGACGAAGTCGCTGTTGTGGCCGATCGACCGGTCGCTGTGGCTGAAACTCGCCGTGGTGGCGTTCTTCGTCGGTGGCCCCGGTGCAGGGTTCAACGGCACGCAGACGTCCGCGCCCACCGGCGGCGGGGGTGGCGGCCCGGGCGCGCCCGGCGGATTCGGCGGCATCCCGCCGCTCCCACAGATCGGTCCGGAGGTGGTGGCGCTCCTCGCGGGGCTCGTCGTCGTCGGGGTCGTCCTCGGCCTCGTGTTCTTGTTCGTCGGCTCCGTGATGGAGTTCGTCCTGATCGAGTCGCTCCGGACCGAGGCGGTCCGTCTCGGCGAGTTTTGGGGCGACCGGTGGCGACAGGGCGTCCGACTGTTCGGGTTCCGTCTCGTGCTCGGGGCCGTGGTGTTCGGCGCGTTCGCGGTCGTTCTCGGGCTCGCGTTCGCACCGCTTTTGCTCGGCGGCGAGGCCGGCGTCTCGCTGGTCACTGCCGTGCTGTTGCTCCCGATTCTCGCGGTCCTCGCGGCCGTCACCGGGCTGATAGAGGGGTTCACCACCGTCTTCGTCGTCCCGATTATGGTCCTCGAGGAGCGGACCGTCCTCGGCGCCTGGGGACGGTTGTGGCCGACGATCACCGCGAACCCTTGGCAGTACCTCGCGTACATCGTCGCCAGCGTCGTCCTGAACGTCGTGATCGGGGTCGGCGTCGCGCTCGCCGTCGGCATCGCCGCCGTGGTGTTGCTGATCCCGTTCGGCGTCCTCGGTGGCCTCGGGTTCCTGCTGTTGTCGACGGTCGAACCCCTCGGCGCGGGCCTGCTCGTCGTCGCGGGCGTCCTGTTCGTGCTGTCACTGCTCGTCGCCGCCGCGCTCGTGCAAGTGCCAGCGGTGTCGTACCTCCGGTACTACGCGCTGCTCGTGCTCGGCGACGTCGAACCCGCGCTCGACCTGATCCCGGAGCGGCGCGCGGCGGTCCGCGCCGACGGTGGCGAGGGTCTCGACGCGGCGTCGAGCGACGCGGTCGGCGACGACGCCACCGATGGCACCGACGATACAGACGAGTGA
- a CDS encoding DUF2249 domain-containing protein: MTNDTHAHSSDEASTPWGVASVETVTHVADVDPDLSDAVGVPTDRPARGIDVRDAPAPKPLTRTLEELETMDDRSVLLQRNDRVPTHLFEQLDDRGFRFGTVEREAEALTAIWRE, from the coding sequence ATGACAAACGACACGCACGCACACTCGAGCGACGAGGCATCGACACCGTGGGGCGTCGCCAGCGTCGAGACGGTCACGCACGTCGCAGACGTCGACCCGGACCTCTCCGACGCGGTCGGCGTTCCGACCGACAGACCAGCACGCGGCATCGACGTTCGCGACGCACCCGCGCCGAAACCGCTCACGCGGACGCTGGAGGAGTTGGAGACGATGGACGACCGCTCGGTCCTCCTTCAGCGAAACGACCGCGTCCCGACGCACCTGTTCGAGCAACTCGACGACCGCGGCTTCCGGTTCGGCACGGTCGAACGCGAGGCGGAGGCGCTCACCGCCATCTGGCGGGAGTGA
- a CDS encoding CPBP family intramembrane glutamic endopeptidase, which translates to MAYSSRWAVERGLRRFTALFALGVFGVVAAGVTAVIRADPSAGPTPERVVAVLVSSARPLALLGVAVVVGLVAAPRVGFRSRVREYVSGNQSAWRGVRSDLTRAVWYGLAVGVTLIVTAAVFTPESTLSTDGVTVATVLASLPQQVLYAGLTEELLLRWGAMALVSLVLWWALDCRYGTVPPGVAWTSIAVSALLFGLGHLPSATALYGDLSLTTAAVVVGTNSAAGVAYGWLFWRQSLEAAMVAHAVSNLVYVCASLVFVTAAATPVIIP; encoded by the coding sequence ATGGCATACTCCTCCCGGTGGGCTGTCGAACGCGGCCTTCGGCGGTTCACGGCGCTGTTCGCACTCGGCGTGTTCGGGGTGGTTGCCGCGGGTGTGACGGCGGTCATCAGGGCCGACCCATCGGCAGGGCCGACTCCCGAGCGAGTGGTCGCCGTCCTCGTCTCCTCGGCGCGACCGCTGGCGTTGCTGGGAGTCGCGGTGGTCGTCGGCCTCGTCGCGGCCCCCCGAGTGGGCTTTCGCTCGCGAGTACGCGAGTACGTCAGCGGCAACCAGTCGGCGTGGCGCGGGGTGCGCTCGGACCTCACTCGTGCCGTGTGGTACGGCCTCGCCGTCGGTGTCACCCTCATCGTCACCGCGGCGGTGTTCACACCGGAGAGTACGCTCTCCACCGACGGTGTGACGGTCGCGACCGTGCTCGCCAGCCTGCCACAGCAGGTGCTGTACGCCGGCCTCACCGAGGAGTTGCTGTTGCGGTGGGGCGCGATGGCGCTCGTCTCGCTCGTGTTGTGGTGGGCGCTCGACTGCCGATACGGGACGGTGCCGCCGGGGGTCGCGTGGACGTCCATCGCCGTCTCCGCACTGTTGTTCGGACTGGGTCACCTCCCGTCGGCGACAGCGCTGTACGGCGACCTCAGCCTCACCACCGCGGCGGTCGTCGTCGGGACCAACTCGGCCGCCGGGGTCGCATACGGCTGGCTGTTCTGGCGGCAGAGCCTCGAGGCCGCGATGGTTGCACACGCCGTGTCAAACCTCGTGTACGTCTGCGCGTCGCTCGTGTTCGTGACCGCCGCCGCGACGCCCGTCATTATTCCATAG
- a CDS encoding helix-turn-helix domain-containing protein, which produces MARARLRVTLPDGVWASDVSRAHPEATLSVLSVMPTDDAAVALVSLQAENAPAVVRDIEAAESVTEVELQRAAEDVREVVLQVETTDPRLLGPLREARLPIEHPVIVADGEAQFTVAGARERLSALATALEAAAMEFEVAYVHDAIDAEDLLTDGQRDLLTAAVEAGYYDTPRETTLTKLAQQQGIAKSTASERLHRAEGKVIKRFAEDSLGLQAAGERLTRTSKP; this is translated from the coding sequence GTGGCTCGTGCACGACTCCGGGTGACGCTCCCCGACGGCGTGTGGGCCAGCGACGTGTCACGAGCACACCCGGAGGCGACGCTGTCGGTACTGTCGGTGATGCCGACCGACGACGCCGCGGTGGCGTTGGTCAGCCTGCAGGCGGAGAACGCTCCCGCGGTCGTGCGCGACATCGAGGCCGCGGAGTCGGTGACTGAGGTGGAACTCCAGCGTGCCGCGGAGGACGTGCGAGAGGTCGTCCTCCAAGTCGAGACGACCGACCCACGACTGTTGGGACCGCTCCGAGAGGCCCGCCTGCCGATCGAACACCCGGTCATCGTCGCCGACGGGGAGGCACAGTTCACCGTCGCCGGGGCGCGTGAGCGCCTGTCCGCGCTCGCGACGGCGTTAGAGGCGGCGGCGATGGAGTTCGAGGTGGCGTACGTCCACGACGCCATCGACGCCGAAGACCTCCTGACGGACGGCCAGCGTGACCTCCTGACGGCCGCCGTCGAGGCGGGATACTACGACACGCCGCGCGAGACGACGCTGACGAAACTCGCCCAGCAGCAGGGAATCGCGAAGTCGACGGCAAGCGAGCGCCTCCACCGCGCGGAGGGGAAAGTGATCAAGCGGTTCGCGGAGGACTCGCTGGGACTGCAGGCCGCTGGCGAGCGCCTCACACGGACCTCGAAGCCGTAA
- a CDS encoding ABC transporter ATP-binding protein — MTDGGTTVDTGDADATEAVGEVHGADTDSAPERDAVVTSGTQSVADDAKPVLELEGVVKRYGPETAVDGLDLTVHEGELVTLLGPSGCGKTTTLRMIAGLETPSDGTIRVAGEVVAGEGSVTPPEERDVGLVFQEFALFPHLTVAENIAFGLDDPDSPEADERVANLLELVGLGEYGDRSPADLSGGQRQRVALARSLAPEPDVLLLDEPFSNLDVSLRVRMREEVKRILDEAGVTAVSVTHDQEEALSISDRVAVVNGGTVEQVDDPGEVFEHPTSRFVASFLGQASFLPAHVTADAIETSVGSYDRDLLKGLGDGYAGSRVDVLVRPDDLRAAAVGEGDADGHVVRRQYTGPSFVYHVELTDGTVVRCLHNHTEDFEVGEPVAVTLVADHALAWYPAE; from the coding sequence GTGACCGACGGCGGCACCACCGTCGACACGGGAGACGCCGACGCCACCGAGGCGGTCGGTGAAGTTCACGGCGCGGATACCGACTCCGCGCCCGAACGGGATGCAGTCGTCACCAGCGGGACACAGTCGGTCGCCGACGACGCCAAACCGGTGTTGGAACTGGAGGGAGTGGTCAAGCGATACGGTCCCGAGACCGCCGTCGACGGCCTCGACTTGACCGTCCACGAGGGCGAACTCGTGACCTTGTTGGGTCCGTCTGGGTGTGGCAAGACGACGACGCTTCGAATGATCGCTGGTCTGGAGACGCCCTCCGACGGGACGATTCGCGTCGCCGGCGAGGTGGTCGCGGGCGAGGGGTCGGTGACGCCGCCCGAAGAGCGTGACGTCGGCCTGGTGTTCCAGGAATTCGCGCTGTTCCCACATCTCACCGTCGCGGAGAACATCGCGTTCGGCCTCGACGACCCCGACTCACCCGAGGCGGACGAACGGGTAGCGAACCTGCTCGAACTGGTCGGTCTCGGAGAGTACGGCGACCGCTCGCCGGCGGACCTGTCGGGCGGCCAGCGCCAGCGGGTCGCACTCGCGCGGTCGCTCGCACCCGAACCGGACGTCCTCTTGCTGGACGAACCATTCTCGAACCTCGACGTGAGCCTGCGCGTGCGGATGCGCGAGGAGGTGAAGCGCATCCTCGACGAGGCTGGCGTCACCGCCGTCTCCGTCACCCACGACCAAGAGGAGGCGCTGTCTATCTCCGACCGCGTCGCCGTCGTCAACGGGGGGACCGTCGAACAGGTAGACGACCCCGGTGAGGTGTTCGAACACCCGACCTCGCGGTTCGTCGCCTCCTTCCTCGGGCAGGCGAGTTTCCTCCCGGCACACGTCACCGCCGACGCCATCGAGACGAGCGTCGGCTCCTACGATCGCGACCTGTTGAAGGGACTGGGCGACGGCTACGCCGGGAGCCGCGTCGACGTCCTCGTTCGCCCGGACGACCTCCGAGCCGCGGCGGTCGGTGAGGGCGACGCCGACGGACACGTCGTCCGGCGGCAGTACACCGGGCCGTCGTTCGTCTACCACGTGGAACTCACGGACGGGACCGTCGTCCGGTGTCTCCACAACCACACCGAGGACTTCGAGGTTGGAGAGCCAGTCGCAGTCACGTTAGTCGCCGACCACGCACTCGCGTGGTATCCCGCAGAGTAG
- a CDS encoding CPBP family intramembrane glutamic endopeptidase, producing MTTVESSASGGQLSGRLRRFSVLFGVGMIGVLAAAITGVVGAELPEPLASQPTVLVVALVAAQSAVLLAVAVLVGQYTAPRVGFTSRLREWATDPRGTAWAGFRAELRPAATLGSAAGVVLLAVSWAFGPAGSLSGAGATVTDVLRGVPLRFLYGGLTEELLLRWGVMSVIAALLWRVTGSERGNVSAWVAWTAIVASAVLFGVGHLPTAATLYGGLTPAVVGFVVVGNTIGGIAYGWLFWRHSLEAAMVGHMATHVVFVAVSMVLVLS from the coding sequence ATGACCACGGTCGAGTCCAGCGCGTCGGGCGGACAGCTCTCCGGTCGCCTCCGCCGATTTTCGGTGCTGTTCGGTGTCGGGATGATCGGAGTACTCGCGGCGGCGATCACCGGCGTCGTCGGCGCGGAACTGCCCGAACCGCTGGCGTCACAACCGACGGTGCTTGTGGTCGCACTCGTCGCCGCACAGTCGGCCGTGTTGCTCGCGGTCGCCGTCCTCGTCGGGCAGTACACCGCCCCACGAGTCGGATTTACCTCTCGACTCCGCGAGTGGGCGACCGATCCGCGTGGGACGGCGTGGGCGGGCTTCCGTGCGGAACTTCGTCCGGCCGCGACGCTCGGCAGTGCCGCCGGCGTCGTGTTGCTCGCCGTCAGTTGGGCGTTCGGCCCGGCGGGGAGTCTCTCTGGTGCGGGCGCGACGGTCACGGACGTGCTTCGCGGCGTTCCACTGCGGTTCCTTTACGGCGGTCTCACCGAAGAGTTGCTGTTGCGCTGGGGCGTGATGTCCGTGATCGCGGCGCTGCTGTGGCGTGTGACCGGCAGCGAGCGTGGCAACGTCTCCGCGTGGGTCGCGTGGACGGCCATCGTCGCCAGCGCGGTGCTGTTCGGCGTCGGCCACCTCCCCACCGCGGCGACGCTGTACGGGGGATTGACGCCCGCCGTCGTCGGCTTCGTCGTCGTCGGCAACACGATCGGTGGCATCGCCTACGGGTGGCTGTTCTGGCGACACAGCCTCGAAGCCGCGATGGTGGGCCATATGGCGACGCACGTCGTCTTCGTCGCCGTGTCGATGGTCCTCGTGCTCTCGTGA